Proteins encoded by one window of Marixanthomonas sp. SCSIO 43207:
- a CDS encoding sigma 54-interacting transcriptional regulator, with protein MESIQATKQRFGIIGDDPKLNRAIEKAIQVAPTDISVLVTGESGVGKESIPKIIHALSHRKHGKYIAVNCGAIPEGTIDSELFGHEKGAFTGATSTRSGYFEVADGGTIFLDEVGELPLPTQVRLLRVLENGEFLKVGSSKIQKTDVRIVAATNVKMAEAIQKEKFREDLYYRLSTVEINIPPLRDRKDDIHLLFRKFAADFAQKYKMPTVRLDDDAVDLLLKYRWGGNIRQLRNIAEQISVLEQDRTISHDTLKHYLPDVGSNLPAIINNKKEESSFSNEREILYKVLFDMQRDVNDLKKLTLELMKSGNASKVREENSSLINKIYDEDNNHEEHLASIVEDDDESASDVEVLGIPSNASENDSEENKRSDKYDFAEEIEEEESLSLQDKELELIKKSLEKYGGKRKDAAEELGISERTLYRKIKQYNL; from the coding sequence ATGGAAAGCATACAAGCAACAAAACAACGGTTCGGGATTATTGGGGATGACCCAAAACTAAACCGTGCCATAGAAAAAGCTATACAAGTTGCCCCAACCGATATTTCGGTGTTAGTAACTGGTGAAAGTGGTGTAGGTAAAGAAAGTATCCCAAAAATAATTCATGCGCTTTCACATAGAAAACACGGTAAATACATCGCTGTAAACTGTGGCGCAATTCCTGAAGGAACAATAGACAGTGAATTATTTGGTCATGAAAAAGGAGCTTTTACAGGTGCAACCTCAACCAGAAGCGGTTATTTTGAAGTAGCAGATGGCGGAACCATTTTTTTAGATGAAGTAGGCGAACTTCCATTGCCTACACAGGTACGTTTGTTACGTGTTTTGGAAAATGGCGAATTTTTAAAAGTGGGTTCTTCAAAAATTCAAAAAACAGACGTTCGTATCGTAGCTGCAACCAATGTGAAAATGGCTGAAGCGATTCAGAAAGAGAAGTTCAGAGAAGATTTATACTATCGATTAAGCACTGTAGAAATCAACATTCCACCCCTTCGAGATCGAAAAGATGATATTCATTTGTTATTCAGAAAATTTGCGGCAGATTTTGCTCAAAAATATAAAATGCCAACTGTACGATTGGACGATGACGCAGTTGATTTATTGTTAAAATATCGCTGGGGCGGAAACATTAGGCAACTTCGCAATATAGCCGAACAAATTTCAGTTTTAGAACAAGATCGCACCATTTCACACGATACCTTAAAACATTACTTACCCGATGTAGGCAGTAACCTTCCGGCAATAATAAACAATAAAAAAGAAGAAAGCAGTTTTAGTAATGAGCGTGAAATACTTTACAAAGTTTTGTTTGATATGCAACGCGATGTGAACGATTTAAAAAAACTCACGCTAGAACTTATGAAGAGCGGAAACGCGAGTAAAGTAAGAGAAGAAAATTCATCATTAATTAATAAAATTTATGATGAAGACAACAACCACGAAGAGCATTTAGCTTCTATTGTAGAAGATGATGATGAGAGTGCTTCAGATGTAGAAGTATTAGGAATTCCTTCTAATGCTTCAGAAAACGATTCTGAAGAAAATAAAAGAAGCGATAAATACGATTTTGCTGAAGAAATTGAAGAAGAAGAAAGTCTTTCACTTCAAGATAAAGAATTAGAGCTCATTAAAAAATCACTAGAAAAGTATGGCGGAAAACGTAAAGATGCAGCCGAAGAACTAGGAATTTCTGAACGTACACTCTATAGAAAAATTAAACAATACAACTTATAA
- a CDS encoding exosortase F system-associated protein, with amino-acid sequence MNKAIRIILCVVGFCLLIGVRLFEETLFYDPLIQFFKHDYSNAMLPDFKMSKLMVHLAFRYFINTILSLFILWFAFKKAEIVKLSTLLYVALFLLLAGFYNFLINTYQPGDYMLLFYVRRFLIQPLFLLILIPAFYFQKKA; translated from the coding sequence ATGAATAAAGCGATTCGCATCATATTGTGTGTTGTAGGGTTTTGTTTGTTGATAGGTGTTAGGCTTTTTGAAGAAACTCTTTTTTATGATCCCTTGATTCAATTTTTTAAACACGACTATTCAAATGCAATGTTGCCAGATTTTAAAATGTCAAAATTAATGGTACATCTTGCCTTTCGATATTTTATAAACACCATTTTGTCTTTATTCATTCTTTGGTTTGCGTTTAAAAAGGCTGAAATAGTAAAGCTATCAACTCTTTTGTACGTAGCTCTTTTTTTGCTTTTGGCAGGTTTTTATAATTTTTTAATTAACACATACCAACCGGGAGATTATATGCTTTTGTTTTATGTGAGACGTTTTTTAATTCAGCCTTTATTTTTACTTATTTTGATTCCTGCGTTTTATTTTCAGAAGAAAGCATAA
- the groES gene encoding co-chaperone GroES, translating into MAVKIQPLSDRVLVEPQEAETKTASGIIIPDSAKEKPQKGTVVAVGKGKKDHDMTVKKGDTVLYGKYSGTDLKYEGKDYLIMREDDILAII; encoded by the coding sequence ATGGCAGTAAAAATTCAACCACTTTCAGACAGGGTTTTGGTAGAACCCCAAGAAGCAGAAACGAAAACCGCAAGTGGAATTATCATTCCAGATTCTGCAAAAGAAAAACCTCAAAAAGGAACGGTAGTAGCAGTAGGTAAAGGAAAAAAAGACCACGATATGACCGTTAAAAAAGGAGATACAGTTTTATACGGAAAGTATTCTGGCACCGATTTAAAATACGAAGGTAAAGACTACCTTATTATGCGAGAAGATGATATTCTTGCAATTATTTAA
- the xrtF gene encoding exosortase family protein XrtF, with translation MKTLFLKYKSVIKFILLFLGTYLVLIFLYSLYLDYGKSEVYYPDFITHLVAKQTTAVIESFGYNASMQAFVPGASMGLYIDDVFLAQVVEGCNAVSVIILFVAFVVSFSEKFKKTALFIFAGIALIYAVNILRVALLTIALYHYPEHTDFLHQIVFPAIIYGMVFLLWLFWVKNVTVKKRNNE, from the coding sequence TTGAAAACTCTTTTTCTGAAATATAAATCTGTTATCAAGTTTATTCTTTTGTTCTTAGGAACTTACTTGGTGCTTATATTTTTATATTCTTTGTACCTAGATTACGGAAAAAGTGAAGTGTATTATCCAGATTTTATTACACACCTTGTTGCCAAACAAACTACGGCTGTAATTGAATCGTTTGGGTATAACGCATCGATGCAAGCATTTGTTCCGGGTGCGTCTATGGGTTTGTATATTGATGATGTTTTTTTGGCACAAGTGGTTGAAGGGTGCAATGCTGTAAGTGTTATAATTCTGTTTGTAGCTTTTGTTGTATCATTTTCAGAAAAATTTAAAAAAACCGCTCTTTTTATTTTTGCCGGAATAGCACTTATTTATGCTGTAAATATTTTGCGAGTTGCATTGCTTACAATTGCATTGTACCATTATCCTGAGCATACAGATTTTTTACATCAAATAGTTTTTCCTGCGATTATTTATGGGATGGTTTTTTTGCTTTGGTTATTTTGGGTTAAAAATGTGACTGTTAAAAAAAGGAATAATGAATAA
- a CDS encoding DUF3347 domain-containing protein: MKKSIILSILLVAVTLFSCADDKKKTEPEVKTVETKEAKVYESENIDAKFKDEKKASIFNQYINLKTALVNTNAKKASQEASNLMTAFANFGVDKNVLDATQKISESSDVEEQRKAFVDVTVEVENIMKDALQSGTIYKQYCPMAFNNEGAYWLSESKDIMNPYFGDRMLKCGRVDAEIQ; this comes from the coding sequence ATGAAAAAAAGCATAATTTTATCCATATTATTAGTTGCAGTTACTCTTTTTTCTTGTGCAGATGATAAAAAGAAAACCGAGCCCGAAGTAAAAACTGTAGAGACTAAAGAAGCTAAAGTGTACGAGTCTGAAAACATAGATGCAAAGTTTAAAGATGAAAAAAAAGCATCAATTTTTAATCAATATATTAACCTTAAAACAGCACTAGTAAATACAAATGCCAAAAAAGCCTCACAAGAAGCTTCAAACTTGATGACTGCATTTGCAAACTTTGGGGTTGATAAAAATGTTTTAGATGCAACGCAAAAAATATCTGAAAGTAGTGACGTAGAAGAGCAACGCAAAGCCTTTGTTGATGTAACTGTTGAGGTTGAAAATATAATGAAAGATGCGTTACAATCTGGTACAATCTATAAACAATACTGCCCAATGGCTTTTAATAACGAAGGTGCATATTGGTTGAGTGAAAGCAAAGATATTATGAATCCTTATTTTGGTGATAGAATGCTAAAATGCGGTCGCGTAGATGCAGAAATTCAATAA
- a CDS encoding ABC transporter permease — protein MLVYLRVLKESFGFAVNALKNNKLRTFLSLVGVTIGIFSIIAVLAAVDSLKREIEGNISSLDKSTIILSHFSFGPTDVPRWKRDQFPMVTYEEYQYLESNVPNLDYATYTLNVPNETVKYGDNQISDVPIGAVTDTYYYIEALQLDTGRFFNGAESNSGSMVVVVGYEIAQKLFGGSQRAIGKEVRIYGRKFNVIGVLEKEGAGLFGGSKDTSIWMPVNIVRRMYGDNNKSTFPQIVIKPEKDIDNEEFIALLEQKLRLKRGTKPGEVNTFFVNQLQGFADLIDNITRQMNFIGLIISGFSLLVGGFGIANIMFVSVKERTNLIGIQKSLGAKNRFILLQFLFEAVILAVIGGLIGLVLVFFVSLLASQFTGDFEFVLSPWNMFIGTAISAGIGLISGILPAISASKLDPVEAIRTGM, from the coding sequence ATGCTGGTTTACTTACGAGTTTTAAAAGAAAGTTTTGGTTTTGCAGTCAATGCATTAAAAAACAACAAGCTACGTACATTTCTGTCATTGGTGGGAGTAACTATAGGTATTTTTTCAATAATTGCTGTTTTGGCAGCTGTAGATTCTTTAAAAAGAGAGATTGAAGGAAATATAAGTTCACTTGATAAAAGCACGATTATTTTATCACATTTTTCTTTTGGCCCCACAGATGTTCCTCGATGGAAACGAGACCAGTTCCCAATGGTGACTTATGAAGAATACCAGTACTTAGAAAGTAATGTTCCAAATTTGGATTATGCAACTTACACCTTAAATGTGCCTAATGAAACAGTAAAATATGGTGATAATCAAATAAGCGATGTTCCTATTGGTGCTGTAACAGATACATATTATTACATAGAAGCGCTGCAATTGGATACTGGACGTTTTTTTAATGGCGCCGAATCCAATAGCGGGTCTATGGTTGTAGTTGTAGGGTATGAAATTGCTCAAAAGCTTTTCGGCGGAAGCCAAAGAGCCATTGGGAAAGAAGTACGCATTTATGGTAGAAAGTTTAATGTAATTGGCGTACTAGAAAAAGAAGGAGCAGGTTTGTTTGGTGGCTCAAAAGACACGTCAATCTGGATGCCGGTAAATATTGTTAGGCGCATGTATGGCGATAATAATAAAAGCACGTTTCCGCAGATTGTGATAAAACCCGAGAAAGATATCGATAATGAAGAGTTTATAGCTTTACTGGAGCAAAAACTTCGTTTAAAAAGAGGAACTAAACCTGGTGAAGTAAATACCTTTTTTGTAAATCAACTACAAGGGTTTGCAGATTTAATAGATAATATTACCAGACAAATGAATTTTATAGGCCTCATAATTAGTGGGTTTTCGTTACTAGTTGGTGGCTTTGGTATTGCCAATATTATGTTTGTGAGTGTAAAAGAACGAACTAATTTAATTGGAATTCAAAAATCATTGGGTGCAAAAAACCGGTTTATATTATTACAGTTTCTATTTGAAGCTGTTATACTTGCAGTTATTGGAGGTTTGATAGGCCTAGTGCTTGTCTTTTTTGTGTCATTATTAGCCTCACAATTTACAGGTGACTTTGAATTTGTTTTATCACCTTGGAATATGTTTATTGGTACTGCAATTTCAGCAGGAATTGGATTAATTTCAGGAATACTTCCGGCTATTTCAGCTTCAAAACTAGATCCGGTTGAGGCAATTAGAACGGGTATGTAA
- a CDS encoding rod shape-determining protein — translation MGFFDFLTEEIAIDLGTANTLIIHNDKVVVDAPSIVARDRSTGKIIAVGREASMMQGKTHENIKTIRPLKDGVIADFDASEKMINMFIKDIPALKKKWLTPSLRMVVCIPSGITEVEMRAVKESAERVNGKEVYLIHEPMAAAIGIGVDIMQPKGNMVVDIGGGTTEIAVIALGGIVCDKSIKIAGDVFTNDIIYYMRTQHNLYVGERTAEKIKIQIGAATEDLELPPEEMSVQGRDLLTGKPKQVQTSFREIAKALDKSILRIEDAVMETLSQTPPELAADIYNTGIYLAGGGSMLRGLDKRLSQKTDLPVYIAEDPLRAVVRGTGICLKNLNKYKSVLIK, via the coding sequence ATGGGATTTTTTGATTTCTTAACGGAAGAAATAGCCATCGATTTAGGGACAGCAAACACCTTAATCATTCACAACGACAAGGTTGTTGTTGATGCACCTTCCATTGTTGCACGAGACCGTTCTACCGGTAAAATTATAGCCGTTGGTCGAGAAGCCAGCATGATGCAAGGAAAAACACATGAAAACATTAAAACCATTCGCCCATTAAAAGATGGTGTAATTGCAGATTTTGATGCTAGTGAAAAAATGATCAATATGTTCATTAAAGACATTCCGGCATTAAAGAAAAAATGGCTTACCCCTTCCCTACGTATGGTGGTTTGTATTCCTAGCGGAATTACCGAAGTAGAAATGCGCGCCGTTAAAGAAAGTGCAGAACGTGTAAACGGTAAAGAAGTATATCTTATTCACGAACCCATGGCTGCTGCAATAGGTATTGGTGTAGATATTATGCAACCCAAAGGTAATATGGTAGTTGACATAGGTGGTGGTACTACAGAAATTGCTGTAATTGCACTTGGTGGGATTGTATGTGATAAATCTATAAAAATTGCCGGTGATGTATTTACAAACGACATTATCTATTACATGCGCACCCAACACAACTTGTATGTAGGCGAACGTACTGCCGAAAAAATTAAAATTCAAATCGGTGCTGCTACAGAAGACTTGGAGCTTCCACCAGAAGAAATGTCGGTTCAAGGTAGAGATTTGTTAACCGGAAAGCCTAAACAAGTGCAAACCTCTTTCAGAGAAATTGCAAAAGCCTTAGACAAATCAATTCTTCGTATTGAAGATGCTGTGATGGAAACACTATCACAAACTCCTCCAGAGTTGGCGGCAGATATCTACAACACCGGAATTTATTTAGCTGGTGGTGGATCAATGCTACGTGGCCTAGATAAACGTTTGTCTCAAAAAACAGACCTTCCGGTGTATATAGCAGAAGATCCTTTAAGAGCTGTAGTTCGCGGAACAGGCATTTGCTTGAAAAACTTAAACAAATACAAAAGTGTGTTGATAAAATAG
- the secG gene encoding preprotein translocase subunit SecG: protein MSTFTIFIALIIFVAFLLVVVIMVQNPKGGGLSSTFGGGGGQQMGGVKKTTDFLDKSTWTLAIVLLALILLSNIPIMGGSGATATDTFGDEPVQQTQMLDPTTTDTDTTGQGN, encoded by the coding sequence ATGAGTACGTTTACAATATTTATAGCTTTAATCATTTTTGTCGCCTTTTTATTGGTGGTAGTAATTATGGTACAAAACCCAAAAGGCGGTGGTTTATCTTCAACTTTTGGAGGTGGCGGTGGCCAGCAAATGGGTGGTGTTAAAAAAACAACCGATTTTCTAGATAAAAGTACCTGGACATTGGCCATTGTATTATTAGCTTTAATCTTATTAAGCAATATCCCAATTATGGGCGGTAGCGGTGCAACTGCAACCGATACTTTTGGTGATGAGCCTGTTCAACAAACACAAATGTTGGACCCTACAACAACCGACACCGATACAACCGGTCAAGGGAACTAA
- the groL gene encoding chaperonin GroEL (60 kDa chaperone family; promotes refolding of misfolded polypeptides especially under stressful conditions; forms two stacked rings of heptamers to form a barrel-shaped 14mer; ends can be capped by GroES; misfolded proteins enter the barrel where they are refolded when GroES binds), whose product MAKDIKFDVEARDAIKRGVDALANAVKVTLGPKGRNVIISKSFGAPQVTKDGVSVAKEVELEDALENMGAQMVKEVASKTNDLAGDGTTTATVLAQAIVKEGLKNVAAGANPMELKKGIDKAVDAIVADLEKQTTKVGNSSDKIKQVASISANNDEQIGELIAKAFGKVGKEGVITVEEAKGTETYVDVVEGMQFDRGFLSPYFVTDSEKMQTELENPMILLFDKKITNMKDLLPVLEPVAQQGKPLLIIAEDVEGEALATLVVNKLRGSLKIAAVKAPGFGDRRKAMLEDIAILTGGTVISEERGFTLENATVDMLGSAENVTIDKDNTTIVNGAGNKSDIKARVGQIKAQIETTTSDYDKEKLQERLAKLAGGVAVLYVGAASEVEMKEKKDRVDDALHATRAAVEEGIVAGGGVALVRALKKLEKLTTDTLDESTGIQIVSKAIEAPLRTIVENAGGEGSVVINKVLEGKKNYGYDAKREAYVDMLKEGIIDPKKVTRIALENAASVAGMILTTECALVDIKEDNDGGGMPPMGGGGMPGMM is encoded by the coding sequence ATGGCAAAAGATATAAAATTTGATGTAGAAGCACGTGACGCGATTAAGCGTGGTGTAGATGCATTGGCAAACGCAGTAAAAGTAACTTTAGGACCTAAGGGACGTAATGTAATTATTAGTAAATCATTTGGTGCTCCACAAGTAACAAAAGATGGAGTTTCAGTAGCAAAAGAAGTTGAACTTGAAGACGCTCTTGAAAACATGGGAGCGCAAATGGTTAAAGAAGTTGCTTCAAAAACCAATGACCTTGCTGGTGACGGTACTACAACAGCTACTGTTCTTGCTCAAGCAATTGTAAAGGAAGGACTTAAGAATGTTGCTGCAGGTGCCAACCCAATGGAACTTAAAAAAGGAATTGACAAAGCAGTTGATGCTATTGTTGCCGATCTTGAAAAACAAACCACTAAAGTTGGTAACTCTTCAGACAAAATAAAGCAAGTTGCATCTATTTCTGCAAACAACGATGAGCAAATTGGTGAATTAATTGCCAAAGCTTTCGGTAAAGTTGGTAAAGAAGGTGTAATCACTGTTGAAGAAGCAAAAGGTACAGAAACATATGTTGACGTTGTAGAAGGAATGCAATTTGACCGTGGTTTCTTATCGCCTTATTTTGTGACCGACAGTGAAAAAATGCAAACCGAATTAGAAAATCCTATGATTCTTCTTTTTGATAAGAAAATCACTAATATGAAGGATTTACTTCCTGTTTTAGAACCTGTTGCACAACAAGGAAAACCATTATTAATTATTGCTGAAGATGTTGAAGGTGAAGCATTAGCTACACTTGTAGTTAATAAATTACGCGGAAGTCTTAAAATCGCTGCTGTAAAAGCTCCTGGTTTTGGAGATAGAAGAAAAGCAATGTTAGAAGACATCGCCATTTTAACAGGTGGTACAGTAATCAGCGAAGAGCGTGGTTTTACACTTGAAAACGCTACTGTAGATATGCTAGGATCTGCTGAAAATGTAACTATCGATAAAGACAACACAACCATCGTAAATGGCGCCGGAAACAAAAGCGACATCAAAGCGAGAGTTGGTCAAATTAAAGCTCAAATTGAAACCACAACGAGCGATTATGATAAAGAAAAACTTCAAGAGCGCTTAGCTAAACTAGCTGGTGGTGTTGCAGTACTATATGTAGGTGCAGCTTCTGAAGTTGAAATGAAAGAGAAAAAAGACCGAGTTGATGATGCGTTACACGCTACTCGCGCCGCAGTTGAAGAAGGTATTGTTGCCGGTGGTGGTGTAGCACTAGTAAGAGCTTTAAAAAAGCTTGAAAAGTTAACTACAGATACGCTAGATGAATCAACAGGTATTCAAATTGTATCAAAAGCAATTGAGGCACCACTTCGTACTATCGTAGAAAACGCAGGAGGCGAAGGCTCTGTTGTGATTAACAAAGTACTTGAAGGCAAGAAAAACTATGGATACGATGCTAAGAGAGAAGCTTACGTAGATATGCTTAAAGAAGGTATCATTGATCCTAAGAAAGTAACTCGTATAGCACTAGAAAACGCAGCCTCTGTTGCCGGAATGATATTAACCACAGAATGTGCTTTGGTTGATATTAAAGAAGATAACGATGGCGGCGGAATGCCTCCAATGGGTGGCGGCGGAATGCCAGGTATGATGTAA
- a CDS encoding GAF domain-containing protein, with protein sequence MSFEALKPKVTTILANEKESVKQRLTEVCELLQTSLGYYDWVGFYFANHDQKTLHLEAFAGEPTDHVVIPFGKGICGQVAESNENFVVADVKAQNNYIACSMYVKAEIVIPLFKDGKNIGQIDIDSHTEDPFSSEDERFLEWVNQQVAQIL encoded by the coding sequence ATGTCTTTTGAAGCTTTAAAACCCAAAGTAACTACAATTTTAGCAAACGAAAAAGAATCTGTAAAACAACGCCTTACAGAAGTTTGTGAATTACTACAAACCTCATTAGGGTATTATGATTGGGTAGGCTTCTATTTTGCAAATCACGATCAAAAAACATTACACCTTGAAGCCTTTGCCGGTGAACCTACAGACCATGTAGTGATACCATTTGGAAAAGGAATTTGTGGTCAAGTAGCAGAAAGTAACGAAAATTTTGTAGTTGCCGATGTAAAAGCTCAAAACAATTATATTGCTTGCAGCATGTATGTTAAAGCAGAAATTGTTATTCCGCTTTTTAAGGATGGAAAAAACATTGGGCAAATAGATATTGATTCACACACAGAAGATCCTTTTTCTTCTGAAGACGAGCGTTTTCTTGAATGGGTCAATCAACAAGTAGCTCAAATTTTATAG
- a CDS encoding LptE family protein — protein MKKVKQFLLLSITTILLQGCGAYSFTGADIDYSTTKTFQVNLFENNAPIVEPGIARDFTIQLQDLMLNQTSLDLVNNNGDLVYEGEIVEYYIAPITATSQSTAAQNRLTIAVNVRFYNTNDESKDFEQRFSFYFDYDGAAQLTGSDLDEALNIIFERITQDIFNKSLANW, from the coding sequence ATGAAAAAAGTAAAACAATTTTTACTACTATCCATCACCACAATTTTATTGCAAGGGTGTGGTGCGTATTCTTTTACCGGAGCAGATATTGATTACTCAACCACCAAAACATTTCAGGTAAATTTATTTGAAAACAATGCACCCATTGTAGAACCGGGTATTGCTCGTGATTTTACCATTCAATTGCAAGATTTAATGTTAAATCAAACCAGTCTTGACTTAGTAAACAATAATGGTGATTTGGTGTATGAAGGTGAAATTGTAGAATACTACATTGCTCCTATTACGGCTACCTCACAAAGTACAGCAGCACAAAACCGCTTAACAATAGCGGTAAACGTAAGATTTTACAACACAAATGATGAAAGCAAAGATTTTGAGCAACGATTTTCATTTTACTTTGACTATGACGGTGCCGCACAGTTAACAGGCTCAGATCTAGATGAGGCATTAAACATAATTTTTGAACGTATTACACAAGATATTTTCAACAAATCACTCGCAAATTGGTAG
- the purH gene encoding bifunctional phosphoribosylaminoimidazolecarboxamide formyltransferase/IMP cyclohydrolase translates to MGDTKKITSALISVFHKEGLEPIVKQLDKLGVTIYSTGGTQKFINDLGIDVVPVEEVTDYPSILGGRVKTLHPKVFGGILNRQDNESDVTEMDQYNIPQLDLVIVDLYPFEKTVASGAAEQDIIEKIDIGGISLIRAAAKNFKDTLCVSSMEDYEEVLQLISENEGKTSLKDRKRFAAKSFNISSHYDSAIFNYFNSEKEITSLKISETKGKELRYGENPHQKGYFFGDFEAMFDKLHGKELSYNNLLDVDAAINLMSEFTDEAPTFAILKHNNACGIAQRDTVKQAYVDALAGDPVSAFGGILISNSEIDEATAEEIHKLFCEVVIAPSFSENALDILKGKKNRIILIQKQTKLPETQVRTSLNGYLVQDKDSKTDSKEELTYKTNNKPSNSELEDLLFASKICKHTKSNTIVLAKNKQLCASGTGQTSRVDALRQAIEKANSFEFNLDGAVMASDAFFPFPDCVEIADNAGIKAVIQPGGSIKDELSIDYCNKNEMSMVFTGTRHFKH, encoded by the coding sequence ATGGGCGATACAAAAAAAATCACTTCAGCATTAATTTCAGTTTTTCATAAAGAAGGACTAGAACCAATTGTAAAACAGCTTGACAAACTAGGCGTTACCATATACTCTACCGGCGGAACTCAAAAATTTATCAATGACCTAGGAATCGATGTTGTACCGGTTGAAGAGGTTACCGATTATCCTTCTATTTTGGGAGGTCGTGTAAAAACCTTGCACCCAAAAGTTTTTGGTGGTATTTTAAACCGTCAAGACAATGAAAGTGATGTTACCGAAATGGATCAATACAATATTCCTCAGCTTGATTTGGTGATTGTAGATCTATATCCTTTTGAAAAAACGGTTGCCTCTGGCGCAGCCGAACAAGATATTATTGAAAAAATAGATATTGGCGGTATTTCACTAATACGCGCAGCTGCAAAAAACTTTAAAGACACACTTTGTGTTTCTTCTATGGAAGATTATGAAGAGGTGTTACAGCTTATTTCAGAAAATGAAGGAAAAACCAGCTTGAAAGACAGAAAGCGTTTTGCTGCAAAATCATTTAATATATCTTCTCATTACGATTCTGCGATATTCAACTACTTTAATTCTGAAAAAGAAATTACTTCATTAAAAATAAGCGAAACAAAAGGAAAAGAACTTCGTTACGGCGAAAACCCACATCAAAAAGGCTATTTCTTTGGTGATTTTGAAGCGATGTTTGATAAATTACACGGTAAAGAATTAAGCTACAACAACCTTCTTGACGTTGACGCCGCAATTAACTTAATGTCTGAGTTTACAGATGAAGCACCTACATTTGCCATTTTAAAACACAATAATGCCTGCGGAATTGCCCAACGAGATACTGTTAAACAAGCATATGTTGATGCATTGGCAGGTGATCCCGTTTCGGCCTTTGGCGGAATTTTAATTAGTAATTCTGAAATTGACGAAGCCACCGCTGAAGAAATTCATAAACTATTTTGTGAAGTAGTTATTGCACCTTCTTTTTCAGAAAATGCTTTAGACATTTTAAAAGGAAAAAAGAATAGAATTATATTAATTCAAAAACAAACTAAACTTCCAGAAACACAAGTAAGAACTAGCCTCAACGGATATTTGGTTCAAGATAAAGACTCAAAAACCGATTCAAAAGAAGAATTAACTTACAAAACCAACAATAAACCTAGCAATAGCGAGTTAGAAGATTTGTTGTTTGCTTCAAAGATTTGTAAACACACCAAAAGTAACACCATTGTTTTGGCAAAAAACAAACAATTGTGTGCCAGCGGAACCGGACAAACATCTCGCGTAGATGCGCTACGTCAAGCCATTGAAAAAGCCAATAGTTTTGAGTTTAATTTAGACGGAGCTGTTATGGCCAGCGATGCGTTTTTTCCATTTCCAGATTGTGTAGAAATAGCAGACAACGCCGGAATTAAAGCAGTAATTCAACCCGGAGGCTCTATAAAAGATGAGCTAAGCATTGATTATTGCAACAAAAATGAAATGTCAATGGTATTTACAGGTACTCGTCATTTTAAACACTAA